Genomic window (Campylobacter ureolyticus ACS-301-V-Sch3b):
TCCCATCAACATCAAAAGTTGGATCAGCCTCAGCATAACCCAAACTTTGAGCTTTTTTAAGAACATCTTCAAAATTTGAGTTATTTTGCATCATATCTGTTAAGATATAGTTGCTTGTTCCATTTAAAATTCCTACTATTTTTTCAACTCTATTTGCGCTAAGTCCCTCTCTTAGGGCTTTTATAATTGGAATGCCACCTGCAACACTTGCTTCAAAGCCAAAAGGCGTATCTTTTGCAAGATTTTGTAAAGCGTATCTATGATATGCAAGCATAGCTTTGTTTGCTGTTACAACTGGCTTTTTTTTCTTTAAAATTTCACTAACTATACTAAAAGGCTTTTCAACCCCGCCCATAAGCTCAATATAAATATCTATATCATCTCTATTTAATACACTTTTAATATCATCAGTTAATGGGATATTAACGCCTCTATCTTTATTTAAGTCTCTAACTGTACCAACTACTGGAATTATCTCTTTTCCAGCTCTTGCGCTTATTAGATCTTTATTTTTTTGTAAAATTTTAATAACAGAACTTCCAACTGTTCCAACACCTAAAATCGCTATGTTCATTCATTTCCTTTTAAGAAATTTTTTATATTTTTTGCTGCTTGTTTGATTCGGTTTTCATTTTCTATTAAAGCAATTCTTACAAACTGATCTCCACCACTTCCAAAACCACTTCCAGGACTTACCGCAACATTTGCCTCTTCAAGCAGTTTTTTGCTAAACTCAAGACTTTTTATTTTTGAAAATTTTTCTGGAATTTTTGCCCAAACAAACATAGAGGCAACTGGTTTTTTAATCTCCCAAGAGGCATTTTCAAAAGATTTTATTAAAAAATCTCTTCTTTTTTCATATTTTAATCTTATCTCATCAATACAACTTTGATCTCCATCAAGTGCGATTGTAGCTGCAACTTGAATAGGTGTAAACATGCCATAGTCAAACCATGATTTTATCTTTTTTAAAGCTGCTACTAGTTTTTGGTTTCCACACATAAAACCAACTCTCCAGCCTGCCATATTATAAGTTTTTGATAGTGTATAAAATTCAACTGCTACATCTTTTGCTCCCTCGACCTCTAGTATAGATGGGGTTTTATATCCACCAAAAGAAAGTTCAGCATAAGCAATATCACTAATTATATAAAATCTTTTTTCTTTTGCCATTTTTACAAGACGTTTGTAAAAACTCAAATTTACAACTGCAGTTGTTGGGTTATGAGGAAAATTTACAACTACATATTTTGGTTTTGGAATGCTTTCTTCAAAAGTTTGCTCTAGGTCTTTAAAAAATTTATCTTCATCTAAAAAGAAATCCTCCCCATAAACCAGTGGCATTTTTACAACATTTCCACCAGCTATTATGAAAGCTTGAGTATGTATAGGGTATGCAGGATTAGGCACTATAGCTACATCACCAGGATTTATAATAGCTGTTGTTAAGTGAACAAATCCCTCTTTACTTCCCATGGTTGCAACTATTTCTTTATCTGGATCAAGAGTGACATTAAATTTCCTTTTATACCAAGAAGCACATGCTAGTCTTAATTTATAAATTCCTTGAGAAACAGAATATCCATGAGTTTTGTCTTTGTTTGCGCTTTCGCACAATTTATCAATGATGTGTTGTGGAGTTCTTCCATCGGGATTTCCCATAGAAAAGTCGATTATATCTTTACCCTCGTGTCTTGCTTTCATTTTTATTTCATTTATTTGAGCAAAAACATAATTTGGAAGGCGTTCTATTTTATTAAAACGAATTTCATCAAACATAACATTCTCCTTTTTATTTAAGGTTAAATTTAAGTCCATTTTTTATGTTATCTAAGCTAGCGCTATCGCCAACTTGTATATAGGCCGCATCTTTTGGGATAGCTAAGTTTAGGCTTTTTTTTGTTTCATCTTCTCTAATGCTTTGTAATAAGTTTAACTCATTATCAAAAATCCTAACTTCAGGGTGCCAAGCATCCATACTTTGAGAGATAATATTTATTTCATTTTTACCTTTTATGTTTAAAAAATATGGTTTTTGCGGTTTTTGCAAGTCATATATAAACTCAGGCGCTAGATTTAAATTTGATAAATTTACTTCATATATGAAAGTATTATTTCTTTTTGATACGTTTTTGATATATGCTGATTTTTTTTTAAACTCATCATAAACTTTATCCGGAGTTAAAACTCTTGAGCCCATTATTAGAATTTTATAACTTGAGTTTTTGCTGTTTGTAAATTCTAAATTTTGATAGTTTTTAAATCCAAGCTCTTCTAAAACATCACTAACAAGTTTTAATAAAACAACACCTTTTGAGTTTGAGTTAAAAACAATCTCGGTTTTTGAGTTTTTTGAGTAGTTGCTTAAAATTTTATCATCAATTAGTTTTTTTGTAATTCTTCTAATATCGGGGTTTTGATATTCATCTATAAACTCACTCACACCCTCGCCATCTCCGCCTAAATTTAGTGATATTTCTTTAGGTGTTGCCCCAAATGTTAGGCTTAAAAAAAATAGCGTTAAAATTAAACTTCTTACCACGCTTTGCCCTTATTTAGCTTTAAAAACTCATCATAGCTTATAGCACTTACATCACCTTTTTTTATTAGAAA
Coding sequences:
- a CDS encoding LL-diaminopimelate aminotransferase, whose protein sequence is MFDEIRFNKIERLPNYVFAQINEIKMKARHEGKDIIDFSMGNPDGRTPQHIIDKLCESANKDKTHGYSVSQGIYKLRLACASWYKRKFNVTLDPDKEIVATMGSKEGFVHLTTAIINPGDVAIVPNPAYPIHTQAFIIAGGNVVKMPLVYGEDFFLDEDKFFKDLEQTFEESIPKPKYVVVNFPHNPTTAVVNLSFYKRLVKMAKEKRFYIISDIAYAELSFGGYKTPSILEVEGAKDVAVEFYTLSKTYNMAGWRVGFMCGNQKLVAALKKIKSWFDYGMFTPIQVAATIALDGDQSCIDEIRLKYEKRRDFLIKSFENASWEIKKPVASMFVWAKIPEKFSKIKSLEFSKKLLEEANVAVSPGSGFGSGGDQFVRIALIENENRIKQAAKNIKNFLKGNE